GTCTCCCTTGAAAGGAATGGCGATTAGAAATCTGATTTTTTAAATAGAGGCGTGAGTTCCAAACCGACTTCAACAAGTTTTGGCTCTGGGAAAACGGGACCACGATGAATCACGCAAAGAACGTGGCTGATCTGTGCACCAATCGAGCGAAGATCGGCTGTTGAAAGTACGACCTGTCCGCCTGTTGTCACAACGTCTTCGATCACGCAAACTTTTTTGTCTTTGATTTCTAAGCCTTCAGCAAATTTGCAAGTGCCGTACTCTTTGGCTTCTTTGCGCACGAATACGCAAGGGATTCCTGTTTCTAGTGACAGAGCTGTTGCGATAGGAATACCGCCCATTTCAAGACCTGCTAATACCTCAGTACCCGTAGGAATAAGAGGAGCCATGTGTTTTGCGATTTCACGAAGCAAAGCAGGTTGCGCTTCAAAACGATATTTGTCGAAATACTCGTTCGAGATTTGGCCTGAGCGCAATTTGAATTCGCCCGTCAAGTGAGCGATGTCGTAGATTTTTTTCGCTAATTCTTGCTTTGTCATAAGATCTCCCAACGAGTTTTAGGAGATCATAGAGGTTATTTCAGGCTTTCTTCAAGCCACTTCTTATAGGAGTCATTGATTCCTAGGACGGGGAGAGTCATAACGCACGGAACGTCGTAGGGATGCAGCTCTTGCACTCTTTTTGTGATTCTTTCCTGCGCGTCAGGGGTTTTCAATGTCTTGAGGATTAGGATATATTCAGAGCTTGTCTCTATTTTTCCTTCCCACCAATACATCGACTCCATTCCCGGAATGATATTCGCGCAGCCAATAATTTTCTCTTCCAATAAAGTCTGCGCGATTTTTTCAGCCGAAGTTTTGTCGGGGCAAGGAATATAAAACAAGATCATGGATTAACTCTTGCGGAGTTTTTGTTTGCGCAATTGCCATTGTTCAAGCGCAAATTTTCTCATGTCTTCGACGTTGTCCAGCTCATCAACGATTTCAACACCCAAAAGTGTTTCGACAGCATCTTCTAAGCTCACAAGACCAGCCACGATTCCGTATTCATCAACGGCCAAAGCGATGTGCTCTTTTTCTTTGATAAAGAAATCGAGAACCTGAGACACCGTCATGCGCTCTGGAATACTTGAAATCGGAGTCACAAGGTCGCCAACCGGTTTGTCATGTTGGTCGTTAGAAAGAGCTTCGTGAATTTTATAACGATAAGTCATACCGATAATGTTATCGAGACTTCCTGAATAAACCGGAATGCGCGAAAAACGCAGTGGTTTGTACTTCATGAATACATCTTCCACTGTCAGCTCTTTATCCAAAGCAAAGAAAACCGAACGCGGAGTCATGATATCTGAAACGTAGATCTTATCGAGCATCAAAAGATTTTTGATGATGTTGGACTCTTTGCCTTTCAAAGTTCCTTCTTCGACACCGATCTCTGCCGTCATCAGAATTTCTTCGCGGGTGACTTCGGGATCTTCAGAGCTTTTAGAAAACAACTTACCTAACCACTCTGACATAATCACCAGCGGATAAAGCATGATGATCATCAATTGAATGGTGTAGGCAGAAAACGGCAAAAGCATTTTCCAGTGAGAAGCTCCGATGGATTTAGGAATGATTTCTGAAACTACCAAGATCAAAAATGTCAGAACGAAAGACGCTGCGGTAACAGCTTCTTGTCCATAGTGAATTTGAATTTGATAAGCAATCGCTGCGGAGCCAAGGGTGTGAGAGACGGTATTAAGTGTCAGGATAGCAGAAATAGGGCGGTCGATGTTTTCCTTAAGATGTTCCAGAAGCTTGGCGCTTCGTCGGTTCTCTTTGACAAGGACTCCGATGTAAGCCGAAGTCGATGTGAGCAGAACCGCCTCAAGCATCGAACATAAAAATGAAATTCCAATTGTGGAAAAGAATAAAACGATGATCAAAGTCATAGATGAAGTAAATCTGAGAAGTTAAATGTGACCGGCCGAAGCCTGTGATATTCCATAGATGTTTAAGTGTACCATAGCAGGGAAGGCTCATGTCTATAACGCAAGATGCAAAACTGTATCGCGGCAGGTAATAACAAGGACTTTTGACCCTGGTGCAGTTGTTTTTATAGACTTTGGTAAAGGAAAAAGGAGTCAAGATGAAGATCGTGGTCGCTCTTATGGCAGCGTTGGGGCTGCAATGGTTTGTGATGTGCTCAAATAGTAATGCCGCCGTCAAAACAGAACCCGTCGAGTACAAAGATGGAAAAACAACTTTGGAAGGCTTCTTGGCTTACGACGACACAGTGACATCTCCTCGTCCCGCAGTCGTGATTGTGCATCAGTGGATGGGACTGACAGATCACGAAAAAAACAGTGCACAACGTTTGGCTCAGCAAGGTTATGTGGCTTTTGCTTTAGACATTTACGGTAAAGGTGTTCGTCCGGGATCACCACAAGAAGCCGGCAAACTTGCGACTCAATACAAAAGCGATATTAAATCTTTTAGACAAAGAGAAAAAGCCGCTCTTGATTTTATCTCAAAAAATAAAAAAGTAGATCCGAAACGTATCGTGATTATAGGTTATTGTTTTGGTGGAACCGGAGCTTTGGAAGCCGCTCGTGCTGGATTTCCTGTCATAGGAGCTGTGAGCTTTCACGGAGGGCTTTCCACTCCGAACCCTCAGGAAACTAAGAGCGTAAAACCTAAGTTGCTAGTCATGCATGGTGCGATTGATCCGAATGTTCCTCTGACTGAGGTTGAAGGCTTTATGAAAGAGATGAATGATGCTAAGGCAGACTATCAGTTCATTGCTTATTCAGGTGCCGTGCACGCATTCACGCAAAAAGAAGCGGGCAATGATCCATCAAAGGGAGTTGCATACAATGAGGCGGCGGACCGTCGCTCTTGGCAAGCCTTTATGGATTTCCTCCATGAGGTCGTTCCTGTGTCTAAATAGTCGTCAATCGTGAAAATATGGTAAGGGGAGCCCTCGCGGATGGCGGGGGCTTTTTATTTGTGCTAGATGCTTCTTTTTTAAAACAAAAAAGGAGTCATCATGAAGTCATTATTGCTTGCAGTTCTCGTGTCATTTTCTTTGGTTTCTTACGCGGGAGTTTCTCAGGCTTCTCAAGATGTTGTTTCAGCTAAAAAAGGTAAATCAGAACCGGCTCCAAAAGACCGTGACGAGCGTAAAGGCGGAAACGAAGACGTAGATCCGCGTCAGGAAACTTACGAAGGCAACGATCGTGATGGCGGTTCTTTTGATGGTGGTGGTTACGAAGGCGGCAGTGGTGAAGGCGGAATGATCGGAGAGATTTTTTATGCTCCAGGAAGTTCGCACCAACCTGTGACCACAACATCCAAAAAAGAAGATCGTGGTGACGTGATCGTTTACACTATTATCACACGCCAAGCAGTAAGCCCGACAGAGCTTTGCACAACAACGACTGTAACTACAGTTCATAAAGCGACTGAAAAAGTAGTCTCTTCAGATACGGACACTTACTGCATCAATTTCTAAAAAATCGAAAAATTTAGAATAAAAAAGGGAGTTGACTCCCTTTTTTTATTTAGCTGGCTTGCTCTCGATCTTGTTTTTCTTTTCTTCGGCTTTGTCGTTCTTCGACAAAGTCCATAACCAATAAAGCTACTGCACTTTCTAGTGCGCTGCTTTTTCCGGAAGCGGCTTGTGGCTTTTGTTCGAAGCCCATTGCTTTAAGCCAAGTGTCTTTTCTTAAAGTGTAAATCAAAACTCCGGCTGAGATCACTGTCATACCAAGGTAGATCCACATGCTCGTAGAAAAATAGAAACTTTCACTGTTGTCGAACTGCCCTGCGATACGGGCGATCAACAAAGAAAGTCCTACGCAGAACAACGCCAATGCGCCAACACAGGAAGTGATAATCAAACCCAGAGATCTAAGGTGCAAAACCAACTGTTGAGTGATTGCAACACCGGGCTCTTTAAAAAGGTTCTTGGCACTGCCCAGGAAAAATGAAATCAGAGGAAGAAGAAGCTTCATCATTTTAGTCCTCCTTCTTTCTATAAATCATGCGCGCGATGACAAAGCCGGCAAGAATAGCCATGCCGACAGACGCCCACGGATTTTCTTTGACGAAGGCCGTTGCGGTGTCTTTCATCTCTTTAGCTTGTTTCTTTTGTTCATCAGGAATTTTATCGGCAAGGGAAGACTTGTATTGCTTCAACTCTTCCTGAAGCTGTTTCTTGATTTCTGCAATCAACTCGCTGCGATCCATGTTGCTGTCCTATCACTGAGAAATAAACACCAACCTATTTCGGTTGATTTACGTCTCAGTTTAATATCGGTCGACAACTTCAAGTCGATGGTCGAGGCACTTAGAACTTGGATTTCGCTACGGCTTCAATAAATGCTTTGCCAGTGGCGGAGCGTTTGAGGCTGGGGCGATAAACTAAGCACAATGAATCTTTAAAGCTCGCAATTTGTTCGTGGGCTTCTTCGATAGAAGCTGTGTTTGCAAGGATAACGCGTTTTGGAAGAATGGCGTGACCAGCTCCGGCTTGCAAGAGACTCGCGATAACTTCGAGATTGGAAGAAGAAATTTTGCGCGAGTAGCGAATTCCTTTTTTTTGCAGACGTTCCAAGATTGTCTGAGCTTGAAAAAGATTTGAATCAAAAATCAAAGTGTCGCTGATGACAGAACCTTTCTTCTTCCATACGGTGACCTCGTCTTCACAGACTTCCTTAATAATTAAATCAGGATGTTTTTCGGGATTCATTACTAGGCCAACATCGATCAAGCTATCACGAACCATTTGCAAAATATTGCGAGACAAATCGTGCATCAATTGAATGTTCAGTAATGGATGCTCTTTCAAAAGAGCCGGAAGAAAAACGGGAAGTGTATATCTGGCAACGGAAGGGTGCACTCCCAAGCGAATCGTTCCTTTGACGGTTTGGTCTAAGGATCCCGCTTCACGCAACATCTCTTCCCAAAGCTCAATCATCTGATCTGAATATTGATAAATCTGAAGACCTGATGGAGTTAAGGTCACGCCTTTTTTTGATCTTTCAAAAAGAGTTACACCCAACATATCTTCTAGTTTTTTAATAGCCACGGTCAGAGTCGGCTGACTGACGTGAAGCTCTTGAGCAGCACGACTCATGTTTCCGGTTCGGGCAATGGTTTTAAAATATTTTAAGACATCAATATCCATAGATAATCTTAATCATGATATTTTTTAATCATCAAATTTATTTATTTTAATGAGACTAAAAAACCGCAACATAATTCTTCCAAGAGTTTTCTGATAATTTCCATTCGGAGTTTTTTTCCGTCTCAAAGCTAGAAAATTTGTAAATTCATTAATGTTTAAGGTCTAGTTCGCCGATCCTTTAGGGGTTCAAAACTTCAAAGGAGTCAGCACGTGGATGTATCGGCAGAGACCACTATACAGAAAGGCCGTTTCCAGTTCTCATACATGGGTGACGGAGGCGACATGGCCTTGCTCATGTTGAAGAATCTTTTCTTCACGATCATTACTCTCGGAATTTATCGTCCATGGGCTAAAACAAATATGCGTCGTTATATTTGGGAGAATATAAAATTCATGGGCGACGGCGGCACCTATGTCGGCACGGGCAAAGAACTTTTTCGTGGATGGATGAAGCTCTTTGGTTTGATTGTTGTTCTGGTTGTCGTTTCAAAAGCACTGGAAACTTTGCTGCCAGTTTTAAAAATTCCGCTGGCTATCATCGTTCCGTTTTTCTATGTCTTTGTTTTTGCCATTGCGACGTATTCGGGGCTTCGCTACCGCCTTTCACGCACGCTGTGGAGACAAATTCGCTTCGGTGTTGATAAAGATGAGGCCTCAATAAAAGAGTTCATCAGACTTTATCTTAAAGGCATTTTGTTTTCGATTCTTACACTTGGATTTTATTATTCTATTTTCCGCAATAAAGTTCGAACTTATTTGACCAATAGATCTCGTTTGGGATCGGCGTATTTTAAATATGATGGAACTGATGACGATTACTTTAAGCTTTATTGTAAAGGTCTTTTCCTCTCTATTATTACACTGGGAATTTATTCGCCGTGGTTTATGGCAAACCTCATCAAGTTTCGTTTAAAACACACGAGCTTCCAGAATGCGCGCTTTGAATTCACGATGGCCGGCAAAGAGGTTTTCATCTATGGACTTGTTGCCTACTTTGGCGCGATCTTTTCTTTTGGTTTGGCCGTGCCTTGGATCTTTTCTTGGGGATTGCGTAAAATCACGGAAAATATTTATGTCGAAGGGGCGTTAGACTTGAGCTCCATCCAACAACGCGCCAGCGACGGAAGTGCAATGGCGGACGATATCGTAGCGGAGTACGATTTGGATTTAGGTTTCTAATTTCATGACTTCTTATCGCGCAAAGTATTTTGATGGCACAAAGCCGGAGTCTCACCTTGTTGAAGTGAGTATCAAGAACGCCGTTCTTGAAATCATCAAAGAGGGAGAGATTCTGGATCACTGGCCGTTGAAATTAATTTACCGCGATAGCACGCATCTTTCGATAGTGATGTTGGCTTGTCAGGGAGAAGACGATGCGAGATTAGAAATTCTAGACAAGAATTTCTTAAAAGAGCTTCAAGGAAAAACATCCGTTCCAAAAAAAGGTCCGCTTAACGTTGGCACAAAAGAAGTTCTATTCTGGATCGCAGGCATTGTCGCAGCTGTTTCGCTTTTATTCATGAGCGTAAAGCCAGTCACAAAATTTTTAGCAAAAAAAGTAAGTCACGAAACCGAAAGAAAGCTACTGTCGTCGGCGATCAGTTTCGCTAAGCCCGATTACTGCACTCTAAACCTTGAGGAAAGTTTTGCTTTAGAAAAACTTCTTTCCAGAATTTATCCACAATCAGCGGAAGATAAAAATCTCGGCATACAAATTCACATAGTGAAGAATCCGATAGAAAATGCTTTCGCTCTGCCAGGCGCTGAAATCTGGATTTACAATGGCTTGTTGCAAAAAGCACAATCTCCAGAAGAAATCGCCGGCGTTCTAGCACATGAAATAGAACACGTAAAACAACGCCACGTCTTAGAGACCATCGTAAGAGGAACACTCTTAACATCATTCTTAAGCCTCGCTGCAGGCGACGCCTCAGGAGCCCTGTTGGTAGACCCACAAACGGCAGCAAACTTATTATCGCTCAACTATGACAGAGACATGGAAGCAAGCGCCGACGAAGGCGCAAGAACACGTTTAAAAGCCGCCAACGTTTCCACCCAAGGAATCATCAACTTCTTCGAAAGAAATCAAAAGAAGGGGATAGAGATTCCAAAATTCCTATCAACACATCCCCTCAACGAAGACCGAATTCAAAAGTTCAAAGAGGACATCAAATCCGAAAAATCAGAACCACTTTTAACAAAACAAGAATGGGCTGCACTGCAATCGTCTTGTAAATAGCCTTCAATACTTTTGCGCACTATAGCCAGAAAAAAGAAGCAGGCACCTTTTACAAAGACGAAGAAAGATGGGGATTTTATTTGCCCAAAACCTCTGTCGAGCTGTGGGTTGGCTTTAGTAAGGTTAGTACGTAGGAAGGCCTTCGTCGGCGCCACGATGGCGCGTACCACTGCAAAGCAGTGGCGACGATTGAGCCCGGATGGCGTGCCTTCCGTAGAACTAGCCTTACTAAAGCCAACCCACAGCGCGCACCGAGAGTTTCGATTTGGGCAAAAAAAAGCCCCGGTGTTTCCACCGGGGCTTTGAAGTTCTAACTAAGAACTAGCATTACTTCGGCGAAGCCGAAGTGTAGACTAGCTACTTCTGCTCAGCTGCGCGCTTTGCTTGGTATTTCTTCGCAAGTTCTTCTTGGATGTTACGAGGTACAGGAGCGTACTTCGCGAATTCCATAGAGAACTCACCTTTACCTTTAGTACCAGAACGAAGATCAGTTGAGTAACCGAACATTTCAGTCAATGGTACTTCCGCTTCGATAACGCAGTTACCTTCGAAAGCAGTAGTTCCTACGATAGTACCACGGCGTTGGTTGATTTGACCAACCGCTGAACCTTGGTATTCGTCTGGAACAGTTGTCTCAAGCTTCATGATAGGCTCAAGAACTGTTGGTTTCGCAGCAGCGTACACTTCACGAAGAGCCGCCATACCAGCGATTTTAAACGCCATGTATGAAGAGTCGACGTCATGGTAAGCACCGTCTTCAAGAACAACTTCAACGCCAACAATTGGGAAACCAATGAGTGGACCTTTAACAGTTTGTTCTTTGAAACCTTCTTCAACAGCTGGGATGAATTCTTTTGGAATACGACCACCCACAACTTTGTTGTCGAATTTAAATACAGAACCGTCTTCTTGCGGAGGCAATGGAACGATTTTACCAACAATCTTCGCGTACTGACCCGAACCACCCGTTTGTTTTTTATGAGTGTAATCGAATGCAGCTTCTTGAGAGATCGTCTCACGGTAAGCAACCTGAGGTTGACCTACGATCACTTCACAGTTGAACTCACGCTTCATGCGCTCAACGTAGATTTCCAAGTGCAACTCACCCATACCAGAGATGATAGTCTCATTTGATTCCTCGTCACGGTGTACGCGGAATGTAGGGTCTTCCTTACGGAACTTTTGCAACGCTTTAGAGAAGTTATTCGCAGCAGTTTTGTCCTTAGGAGCAACTGCCAAAGAGATAACCGCGTCTGGAACGTGCATAGATTGCATAGATGCGTGGATGTTCTCGTCACAGAAAGTATCACCAGATGCACAGTCGATACCGAACAACGCAACGATGTCACCAGCGTAAGCTGTATCGATGTCTTCCATCTTATCAGAGTGCATACGAACCAAACGAGGAATCTTAACAGATTTCTTGTTCACTTGGTTCACGATGAAATCACCTTTAGCCATCTTACCTTGGTAGATACGCATGTAAGTCAACTGACCAAATGGAGTCTCTTGAAGTTTGAACGCCAAAGAAACCAACGGTTTGTTGTTGTCTGGGAAGAGGTCAAACTTCTCTTCGTTCTTGTCAAGATCAAGAGCTTGCTCTTTTTTCTCAGCAGGAGACGGAAGGTAGTAAGTAACCGCGTCCATCAAACGTTGAACACCTTTATTTTTGAAAGCAGAACCGCAAAGAACCGGAACAAGTTTCAAGCCGATAGTTCCTTTACGGATAGCAGCGCGAATCTCTTCAGTTGTCGGCTCTTCTTCCATCAAGAATTTCTCTTCGATAGCAGAGTCGATATCAGCCAATTTACCGATCATGATCTGACGGTATTTTTTCGCTGTTTCAACTAGATCCGGTGGGATCTCGCCAACAACAACGTTTTCTCCGCTTTCACCTTCATTGATGTAAGACTTCATATCAGTCAAATCAACGTGACCTCTGTGTTGATCTTCCAAACCGATTGGGATTTGGATCATCACAGCGTTCAAGCGCAATTTTTCGATCAAAGCGTCAGTAACACGGTATGGGTTCGCACCTTGGCGATCCAACTTATTAACGAAAGCCAAACGAGGAACGTTGTAACGTTTCATTTGACGGTCAACAGTGATGGATTGAGATTGAACGCCGGCAACACCACAAAGAAGAAGAACGGCACCGTCAAGAACGCGAAGAGAACGTTCAACTTCAACTGTGAAGTCCACGTGCCCCGGAGTGTCGATCAAATTGATTGTGTAGTCTTTCCAGTGAACTTGCGTCGCCGCAGACTGGATAGTGATACCTTTTTCTCTCTCTAGATCCATGGAGTCCATTGTTGCACCGACGCCGTCTTTACCACGAACTTCGTGGATAGCGTGGATACGGCCTCCATAGAACAAAATACGCTCAGAAGTCGTCGTTTTTCCCGAGTCGATGTGAGCCGAGATACCGATATTTCTGACCATATCAATATTCCATTTTTTGGACATAACTTTACCCTTCTTAATTGGTCGTTGTTTTAATAGTTATATTTATGAAAGCATTCGGATTATCACCAAATAAAGCCGAGTGCAAAAGAAGATTCTAGGCTAGGCTAGTGACGCAATGCAATGCGAAATGGCTATTGCCTAGGATTGACGTAAACTTGGTGGCATGACGGACCTCCACGAACTGCTGACCACGAATTTTAATTTTACCTCGTTTCGAGGAGAGCAAGAAGCCATTTTGCGCAAAGTTTGGGCAAATGAAAATCTCCTCGCATTAATGCCGACTGGAATGGGAAAAAGCCTCTGCTTTCAGTTTCCGGCCAAGATTCGCGAGGGATTGGTCGTGGTTATTTCGCCTCTAATCGCACTCATGCAAGATCAGGTTTTTAAGGCCCAAGACCTGGGGATTCCCGCTACATTTCTTAGTTCAACATTGAGTCGGGATGAGCGTTTGTCAAGGCAGGCTCGGATTGCCGCCGGAGACTATAAACTGCTTTATGTGACGCCCGAGCGTTTTCGCAAAACTGAATTCTTAGAGGCGATCAAAGGCCGAAAGATCCAGCTTTTGGCTGTCGATGAAGCTCACTGTATTTCGCAATGGGGGCATGACTTCCGCCCGGATTATTCGCGTGTGGGGGAGTTCCGTGCGCTCTTAGGAAACCCGCCGACATTGGCTTTGACGGCGACCGCGACACCGGAAGTGCAAAAAGATATTCTCGCAAAATTGTTTATGCCAGAGGCAGAGATTATTTCTGCAGGCATCGAGCGCCCGAATCTCGCTTTGAATGTTCATGATATCTACGGCATCGATGAAAAAATTCGCGCGATCGTGGGACTTCGTCATCAGCACGATGGAGCAGCGATTGTTTATTGCTCTCTTATTCAAACGCTAAAAAAAATCTCCTCATCATTAAATCGCTTGGGCATTGATCACTTGATTTATCATGGAGACCTTCCTCCGCCGGATCGCAAGCGCAATCAAAAAAGATTTATCACGGAAGCCTCGCCGCTGATGATTGCCACTCCGGCGTTTGGTTTGGGAATTGACAAAAACAACGTGCGAGTTTTGGTTCATGCAGAAACACCGAGTTCTTTGGAATCTTACTTCCAGGAAGTCGGACGCGCGGGGAGAGATGGCAAAGAGTCCTTTTGTCATTTGCTCTACGATCAGGATGATGTCACGATTCAGATGGAGTTTTTAAAGTGGTCGCATCCGGAACCTGAGTTCATTCGTAAAATCTATCAATTGATTGATGAAAAACGCATGCAAGTCGATCAGGGCGGTTTTGATTTCTTGCGCGAGCAAATGAACTTCAAAAATCGCCGAGATTTCCGTTCGGAAGCGGCGGTGAGTATTCTGGAGCGTTGGGGATGTCTGGAAAAATCCGAGGATCCGTTTCCTTACGTTTGTGTGCATGCGCCAACAGATGAACAATTCGCGACGGAAAATGGAGCGGAGATTTTAAAAGCTCAGAATACAAAACTGCTCAAGATGGTTCAGTGGGCGACGCAAGATTCGGAATGCCGCTTGAACAAAATTTATCACTACTTCGGACATGAGCACGAAACTCCTTGCGGAAAGTGCGATGTCTGTGTGGCAAGAAACGGAGAATAGAAAATGAAAATGTTTTTCAAAGTTCTTTTATTCGTAGGTTCGTTGCTTTTTATATCGTCGGGCTTTGCTGCCAAACTTCCTCTTGAAAAACTAAAAATGCCTGTAGGATTTAAAGTCTCCGTATGGGCCACCGTGCCTGGAGCACGCTCTTTGGCGCAAGCGCCTGATGGCCGTATTTTTGTTGGCACTCGCAGTGGAGACAAAGTCTATGTTGTGCAAAATGGAAAGGCACAAGTTTTAGCGCAAGGCCTCGATACTCCCAATGGCGTGGCCTACAAAGATGGAAAACTTTATGTCGCTGAGATCAGCCGCATTCTTGAATTTGACGTCAGCAAACAGACGGCATTGCCAATGAAGCCTTCGCGTATTTTAGAACAAAAATTTCCTTCCGATACTCATCATGGTTGGAAGTTCATTCGTTTTGGTCCCGATGGTTTGCTGTATGTTCCGGTCGGAGCAAACTGCAACATTTGCGATCCAGGAAAAGAATATGCGCGCATTTACAAAATTGATGTGAATGGAAATTCAAAAGAAGAAATCGCTCAAGGAATTCGCAACACCGTGGGGTTTGATTTTCACCCGACGACGAAAGAACTTTGGTTCACCGACAACGGACGTGATTGGCTCGGAGACGACCGCCCGCCTGACGAGTTGAACCGTTTAACAAAAATCGGGGAGAATTTTGGTTTCCCTGGTTGTCACGGCAAAGACATCTTAGATCCTGAGTTTGGCAAAGGAAAATCGTGCAGGAACTTTACTCCGCCTGTTGCGGAATTGCGCGCGCATGTCGCCGCTTTGGGAATGCGTTTTTATACAGGGAACATGTTTCCGGCGGAATATAAAAACAGTATTATTCTTGCGGAGCACGGGTCTTGGAATCGCTCCACAGCTCAAGGCTACCGTTTGACCTTTGTGAAATTAAACGGTTCCCAGGTGGAAAAAGTAGATGGATTCGTCGAAGGTTGGCTGCAAGGGGATTCGGCGTGGGGACGCCCTGTGGACGTGGAGGTTCTGAGTGATGGTTCCATGCTTGTCTCTGACGACAAGGCCGGCGTTATTTACCGAGTGACGTATCAGGGGAAATAATGGTCGTAAAGGTTCAGCACTCCTCAGTGGATTTTCCTGACGCTCGCGACACGCTTGCCGAAGGAATCATTGCGGTCGGAGGAAAGTTAGATGTGGGAACGCTGTATGCGGCTTACTCTCGCGGAATTTTTCCGTGGCCTCAGCCGGGACTTCCTATGCTTTGGTTTTCTCCTGAACAGCGTGGTATTTTAGAATTCAAAGACTTCAAGGTTCCAGAAAGCCTGCGTCGCTATCGCCGCCGAAATCCGCAAATAGATTTCACCGTCAACAAAGACTTTCACCAAGTGATTGAAGAGTGTTCAAAACAGCCGCGTCCTGGACAAGAAGGGACGTGGATCACACCTATGATGAAACGCGCGTATTTGGAATTTTTTAAAGAGGGATACTGTCTCTCGATTGAAGTGCGCGAAAACAATATCGTGATCGGTGGAATTTACGGCGTTCTTGTCGAAGGTGTTTTCAGTGGCGAAAGTATGTTCTATAAAAAAACCAACGCTTCAAAATTGGCGCTGTGGTTTCTTG
This region of Bdellovibrio sp. BCCA genomic DNA includes:
- a CDS encoding M48 family metallopeptidase yields the protein MTSYRAKYFDGTKPESHLVEVSIKNAVLEIIKEGEILDHWPLKLIYRDSTHLSIVMLACQGEDDARLEILDKNFLKELQGKTSVPKKGPLNVGTKEVLFWIAGIVAAVSLLFMSVKPVTKFLAKKVSHETERKLLSSAISFAKPDYCTLNLEESFALEKLLSRIYPQSAEDKNLGIQIHIVKNPIENAFALPGAEIWIYNGLLQKAQSPEEIAGVLAHEIEHVKQRHVLETIVRGTLLTSFLSLAAGDASGALLVDPQTAANLLSLNYDRDMEASADEGARTRLKAANVSTQGIINFFERNQKKGIEIPKFLSTHPLNEDRIQKFKEDIKSEKSEPLLTKQEWAALQSSCK
- a CDS encoding DUF883 family protein — encoded protein: MDRSELIAEIKKQLQEELKQYKSSLADKIPDEQKKQAKEMKDTATAFVKENPWASVGMAILAGFVIARMIYRKKED
- a CDS encoding YjgN family protein gives rise to the protein MGDGGDMALLMLKNLFFTIITLGIYRPWAKTNMRRYIWENIKFMGDGGTYVGTGKELFRGWMKLFGLIVVLVVVSKALETLLPVLKIPLAIIVPFFYVFVFAIATYSGLRYRLSRTLWRQIRFGVDKDEASIKEFIRLYLKGILFSILTLGFYYSIFRNKVRTYLTNRSRLGSAYFKYDGTDDDYFKLYCKGLFLSIITLGIYSPWFMANLIKFRLKHTSFQNARFEFTMAGKEVFIYGLVAYFGAIFSFGLAVPWIFSWGLRKITENIYVEGALDLSSIQQRASDGSAMADDIVAEYDLDLGF
- a CDS encoding LysR family transcriptional regulator; its protein translation is MDIDVLKYFKTIARTGNMSRAAQELHVSQPTLTVAIKKLEDMLGVTLFERSKKGVTLTPSGLQIYQYSDQMIELWEEMLREAGSLDQTVKGTIRLGVHPSVARYTLPVFLPALLKEHPLLNIQLMHDLSRNILQMVRDSLIDVGLVMNPEKHPDLIIKEVCEDEVTVWKKKGSVISDTLIFDSNLFQAQTILERLQKKGIRYSRKISSSNLEVIASLLQAGAGHAILPKRVILANTASIEEAHEQIASFKDSLCLVYRPSLKRSATGKAFIEAVAKSKF
- the pyrE gene encoding orotate phosphoribosyltransferase, which produces MTKQELAKKIYDIAHLTGEFKLRSGQISNEYFDKYRFEAQPALLREIAKHMAPLIPTGTEVLAGLEMGGIPIATALSLETGIPCVFVRKEAKEYGTCKFAEGLEIKDKKVCVIEDVVTTGGQVVLSTADLRSIGAQISHVLCVIHRGPVFPEPKLVEVGLELTPLFKKSDF
- the cutA gene encoding divalent-cation tolerance protein CutA, with product MILFYIPCPDKTSAEKIAQTLLEEKIIGCANIIPGMESMYWWEGKIETSSEYILILKTLKTPDAQERITKRVQELHPYDVPCVMTLPVLGINDSYKKWLEESLK
- a CDS encoding hemolysin family protein is translated as MTLIIVLFFSTIGISFLCSMLEAVLLTSTSAYIGVLVKENRRSAKLLEHLKENIDRPISAILTLNTVSHTLGSAAIAYQIQIHYGQEAVTAASFVLTFLILVVSEIIPKSIGASHWKMLLPFSAYTIQLMIIMLYPLVIMSEWLGKLFSKSSEDPEVTREEILMTAEIGVEEGTLKGKESNIIKNLLMLDKIYVSDIMTPRSVFFALDKELTVEDVFMKYKPLRFSRIPVYSGSLDNIIGMTYRYKIHEALSNDQHDKPVGDLVTPISSIPERMTVSQVLDFFIKEKEHIALAVDEYGIVAGLVSLEDAVETLLGVEIVDELDNVEDMRKFALEQWQLRKQKLRKS
- a CDS encoding dienelactone hydrolase family protein; protein product: MKIVVALMAALGLQWFVMCSNSNAAVKTEPVEYKDGKTTLEGFLAYDDTVTSPRPAVVIVHQWMGLTDHEKNSAQRLAQQGYVAFALDIYGKGVRPGSPQEAGKLATQYKSDIKSFRQREKAALDFISKNKKVDPKRIVIIGYCFGGTGALEAARAGFPVIGAVSFHGGLSTPNPQETKSVKPKLLVMHGAIDPNVPLTEVEGFMKEMNDAKADYQFIAYSGAVHAFTQKEAGNDPSKGVAYNEAADRRSWQAFMDFLHEVVPVSK